The Erinaceus europaeus chromosome 17, mEriEur2.1, whole genome shotgun sequence nucleotide sequence TGCACACAACAAGTTAGATTCTAGGTGTCCTGACCAATGACGGATAAGAGTGTTTTTATGGGCAGTAAGTATAATCTAAGTTCCCTAAATAACCTTTCAGATATTAATGACAAACAGTTGAtatatttggtttttgttttttgttttgttgctttttactagaacactgctcagcttgtagtggtgccaggaattgaacctgggaacttggagtcTCAAGGATATAAGTCTTTTTGCAAAGCTggtatgctgtctccccgggcCAACACTTCCTACATTGGGAAGAATATGACAGACCTCCGTATGCCCAATTATTCTAAGTTtagcatgaggataatttctctctgccatcttCACAGGCTTAGAGACAAAATCTATGTACTATTACTATATAACAGTCTATGTGCTATATCATaccaatttttatattttatttattatttattttggatagagacattgagaaggaataaagagatagggagggaaacagaaagactcctgcagccctgcttcaccacttgtgaaaatggggaccaggggcttgaaccagagtcctcatATACTTTAGtaaatgtactcaaccaggtgtgtcaccacccaggccctttaATTTACTATGTGTGGCACATAGTTTATAAACTATTGTCTTAAAATTCTTTCAaattggggggttgggcagtggcacagtaggttaagctacatggcgcaaagcacaaggactgacctaaggatcccggttcgaggccccggctccccacctgccggggagtcgtttcataagtggtgaagcaggtctgcaggtgtctatatttctctccccctctttcttcccctcctctgtctattgctctctgtcctatccaataacaattacatcaataacacaacaataataacaacaaaaacaataaacaacaagggccacaaaaggaaaaaaaatagcctccaggagcagtggatttgtaatgcaggcattgagtcccagagatataaccctggaggcaaaaaaaagaaaaaaaaatatttcaaattatttaaagatttttttttctaccagggttatggctggatcTCAGTGTTTGCACAAGAAATTCACTGATCCCAGTGGCTATTTCCCAACCAccatttcttaaatttttttattagtaatttaacaatgattaacaagattgtgattataacatgggtacaattccacatagttcccaccacctgagttctatgtcccaaaccctccattggaagctcccctattctttatccctctgggagtatggaccaaaggtctttatgggatgcagaatgtggaaagtctggcttctataattgcttctctggtggacatggatgttgacaggtcaatccataccccagcctgtttctctctttccctagtcaggtagggctttggagaggtgggtttccaggacacattggtgaggtcttctgcccagggaagtcaggatggcattatgataacatctgaaacttggtggttgaaaggccaccaaggtataaagcaggtcaaattgtctaataaacaggaacttaaaggtaggaATtgaacagatgaaactagggatctttgggtgggaagaagctaggaagtctattttaggtatgttccaatttttgcctgagcctgatagttaattATGCAAGTTAACTAAAATAATTGCCTGGGAAGataataggaatagaaagctggatcagggggaaaagtagctcccaaatatgggacaattatataaataccatgaattgtaaaccccattgatctgacctagggtacatatctattcatatttagcacaggagcttgtgtaacctctgcatgtctgtcagtctgagttcacattctatggtgacagctgggaacattctaggccccATCATTTCATAgaacatttcaggacccatcttccctgAGTAGCCGAGTATGTTGACCCTTGGAGAGTAtggtagtccctaccatttctgctctgcagagagaaaggtcctggagaggcccacagtagggcttatgatgatgttcctgatggaagtgaccaatgatggtggaaagagggatctgttagaggtctaagcctatcatatctttgtggaaacccaaggattccctgctgaagaccccagatgatgggggagCCAccatttttttagagagagattgGGCAGATAGAGAAGTGAAATAAagaagagacacccccccaccttttcaccacttgtgaagcttcccccttacagttttgaaccccagttctttgctatggtgacatgtgcactctattggatgtgccaccacctggtcccttaatcTTTCTAAACTTTTTCTAGACTGGATTCTGAGATTCCAAGGCACCCCTGAATCTAGTTGGTGGTTCTCTGATCCGATGTCAGCTAAAACCCTAAAATTCCTGGGAAACTTTAATCTCTTGGACTCGTACCCATCtgctcacatggagtggctccaatGGGGGCAGGGGGTTAAGCCTCTGACCCTCCTTCACTAGCTCTAGTGGTTGCGTGAATTAAAAAGAGGCATCGGggaacattcatttatttggagaagggtacaggctcttatactgagttaaacaaagaacatttttcacatatgtcagaaattataggtttcttaaaggtcagcttgccccgatggtagggggctagtatgacaagaaaagatgagatacataaaggtcaagacaattagtttccatgttgcaggcaagttaattatccaaaggtatttgagagaagcataggtgttaaaccagtaaggtgaggtaaagaagaaaaaacaaagcttgatgtgaatcacagatatcgaagggcacaaggaaatagaacatGGGGTCTCATTGCCTGGTGCTggtaggggtgtatgatagagtgtgctctcctatatgatcaaaaggtgaagtggatgtgtgaactttgagtgaaccttcaagcaggcaaccatttggcctgctagcagggggaactaagtgtgagaggcttgtaggctttctgtgagcttgagagactaacaatgagaaactgagtctgggagacttttccctcttggttcatctctataaggagagaggctaacaagtggggtgtctttccagacctccatccaaggatgagagagctcccctaagctctaccaagctttcacatagtcccacacccaTCATGACAATTATCTTTTCTGAGGTATTACCCTTTCTCTAGAAACTTCCATGAAGCCCACTTCATGTCCATCTATGCCTATTAATTGATGGCTGTGACTTCTTTCTAGTCTCTCAGGATTCCTGACACAAATATGACAATATTATcaatgtctcataaataaataaataaataatatcactttaaggctaataaataaatttaaatgttacTAACAGTCAGTATGTAATAGTCATTATTTACTATTAACaagcaaaaaaatgaaaaaagcaaacaaattatATCTAAGActagtgagaactctggtggttacctTTGAGAGGTAAGAGGGTAGAAacccaaaactctggtggtgagggtTGTGTGGGACTAGATCCtgtaatcctataatcttgtaacccagtATAATCacaaagaaagtagaaaaatgaaaaggaaaagaaagaataaatgatcTCTTAAAGAAACCGTAAGACTTAGTTCATTATAAGCTGAAAGAATTAGAGGAAttcatatatacatttatataatcTTGAAGTGGAAACGAAATTTCTGAAATATAACACCAAACCAGAAATTACAACAGAAAAAATTTGACATAATCTTGATTATGACTAAACCACCTACTAATACAAATTGTTTTTGAAATACAATTATAAAGATACAAAACAAAGGTCACAAACTTTCTTATAGGACCATATGTGTCAACATTtttgatataaaaaaaaatcagtaaggaaTGGCTACATGCATATACTGCTGATAACTACACAATATTGTTTCACCCTTCACCAAAAAAAATGATTTGACTATATAtaatcaatctctctttctccctctctctctctttctctcttacacacacacacacacacacacacacacacacacacattcatatataCACTACATTTCCCAAACAGATCAGAGAAGGAAAAGTGACTGTAGATTTTACTATATGGGTCTAGGGAAACAAAACCCTATCCAATGCTGATCTACTAGGACATAGTTCATTTGAAGGAAGGATTAAGATCAGTCCATCTTGAGAAGACTAAATATGATGCTTAGTTAAGAAAATCAACGcaatataataaatttaaagagGACAGTTATACCATTGCTATCACTGATCATAGTAAAATATCTCTGACATCTGTGTCATCCGTGCCAATGCTTCCAACACCCAGGGACTCCAAATACAGAAAGACATTTGAAGGATTTCCAAGGGTCAAAGAAATTCTACATGGCTATTTTGTCAGGACTTTATGTAATGATCAGCTTGCCTCTGTTTATCAGAAATTACAAATCTTAGGGCTAGGCTGTCCAGGAgtttgcacagtggataaaacattgaactctcaagcatgaagtcctgagttcagtccctggcagcgcatgtaccaaagtgacgtctgattctttctctcttcctatattctTCATGaacagataaagaaataaaatgtaaaaagaaaaaattcttagGAGTCTTGGAgccacacctctccagatccttgcctgactagggaaagagaaggacaagctgggagtatggatcaacccgccaatgcccaagttcagcggggaagcaattacagaagccagaccttctaccttctgcatcccataatgaccctgggtccatactcccagaggaataaagaataggaaagctgtcagggagggaattggatatggagcacTAAGGGTaaacattgtgtggaaatgtagccctcttatcctaaagtcttgtcaatatttccattttataaattgaaaaagcaaaaataaataaatatcttagggCTGGTGAAACATCTCACTTTGATAGTTCAatactttgccatgtatatgacccaggtttgagcctggccccaacaCTAGATGAAATTTTACTGGTacagtttctttcactctctgtctccctttgacTTTCTACTTTTCCACCTCTCtgtgcccatttttttaaattacaaatctTATTAAGtacttaaatgaaaataaattatatatattttttaaaacagaaaaatcgTGAAAAAAGTAGGTTAAGTAGTCATTTGAGAAAGCTGACAAGTagcttttttttgcttttttttttttaatcacagtaATATAATCAGATAGTGTTCTCACTGAGTAAAATGAGTCACCCTGTTTATCAGTCTCTTTAGGGCCTCTTTGATGTCCTTGTTCCTCAGACTATAGATCAGAGGGTTTAACATGGGaatgataataatataaaagaCTGACAGCACCTTGTCCTGCTGCTCAGAGTGTCTGGAACTAGGATGCACGTACACTGAGAGAGCTGTGCCATAGAAGAGTGTCACGACTGCCAGGTGGGAGGCACAGGTATTTAAGGCCTTGACACTCCCTTTGACTGAAGATATTTTCAGGATGGAAGCTGcaatgaaaccataggataacaggatAATAAGCAAAGACCCAAACCCAACAATTAAAACTACTAAAAATATAATCATTTGAGTGACAAAAGTACTGGAGCAAGACAAGATAATGACTTCAGTTATGTTACAGAAGAAATGCTGAATGACATTGGACCCACAGTAGTAGAGATTAAAGCTAGGGACTGTTTCAAGGAAGCTACAAAGAAAGCCAGTCCCAAAGGCTGTAGCAACTATCTTCCAACAGAGACCAGGCGCCATGATGGATGAGTACTGCAGAGGATGGCCAATAGCCACGTATCTGTCATAGGCCATGGCTGCCAAGAGGCAGAACTCAGATTGACCCATCCAAGATGCAACAAAATACTGGGTGGCACAGG carries:
- the LOC103110446 gene encoding olfactory receptor 5A1-like, whose translation is MEKDRNHTSTVMFVLVGISDEKDLQLILFPLFLGIYLVTLLCNLTLIILIRTDIHLHTPMYFFLSVLSFIDICYTTSISPRMLSDFFKDEKTISFIACATQYFVASWMGQSEFCLLAAMAYDRYVAIGHPLQYSSIMAPGLCWKIVATAFGTGFLCSFLETVPSFNLYYCGSNVIQHFFCNITEVIILSCSSTFVTQMIIFLVVLIVGFGSLLIILLSYGFIAASILKISSVKGSVKALNTCASHLAVVTLFYGTALSVYVHPSSRHSEQQDKVLSVFYIIIIPMLNPLIYSLRNKDIKEALKRLINRVTHFTQ